In the genome of Chryseobacterium arthrosphaerae, one region contains:
- a CDS encoding trehalase family glycosidase codes for MSNQLYISEIQNLFDAVQRSEIFEDQKMMTDAVPLFPIAKINEDYEKAKDAEGFDLKDFVLAHFDFLGAKISIQREDHLPIKEHIEKLWDELTRTAYEERGTLLKLPKPYVVPGGRFNEFFYWDSYFIMLGLKASDRVEMMENIVENCSYLIQNVGFVPNASRTHFLSRSQPPYFSLMLDLLFETTHKEDIYIQYHDTLEKEYAFWMNGEEEPENNSGVKRVIRTEDGNILNRYYDAENAPRPESYLIDIEDHEKASGDEFYRNIRSACESGWDFSSRWFADGEHIQTIETLNLAQVDLNCLLWHLEITLAKSSALQNLFEKEKYFSERAAKRRQMINKYFWDERMKIYKDYHIKKNTTTPSEHIAALYPLFLGIADQDQAEAVAQALAEKFLYPGGLVTTTKNSGQQWDLPNAWAPYQWLGFKAMKNYGFHELAEKIKNNWCSNVERVYINTGKLMEKYNALDTETIAGGGEYPNQDGFGWTNGVYLQLQQN; via the coding sequence ATGAGTAATCAGCTATACATCAGCGAAATTCAAAATCTTTTTGATGCCGTTCAGAGATCTGAGATTTTTGAAGACCAGAAAATGATGACCGATGCGGTTCCGCTATTCCCAATTGCGAAGATCAATGAAGACTATGAAAAGGCAAAAGATGCTGAAGGTTTTGACCTGAAAGATTTTGTACTGGCTCATTTTGATTTTCTGGGCGCAAAAATTTCCATCCAAAGAGAAGACCATCTTCCGATCAAGGAACATATTGAAAAGCTCTGGGATGAACTGACCCGTACTGCTTATGAAGAAAGAGGTACCCTCTTGAAGTTGCCTAAACCTTATGTAGTGCCGGGAGGGCGTTTCAATGAATTTTTCTACTGGGACAGCTATTTTATTATGTTGGGATTAAAAGCCTCAGACAGGGTAGAAATGATGGAAAACATTGTTGAAAACTGTTCTTACCTGATTCAAAATGTAGGGTTTGTTCCGAATGCAAGCAGAACTCATTTTTTAAGCCGGTCACAGCCCCCTTATTTTTCGCTGATGCTCGACCTGCTTTTTGAAACCACCCATAAAGAAGACATTTATATACAATACCATGATACGCTGGAAAAAGAATATGCTTTCTGGATGAATGGTGAAGAAGAACCTGAAAATAATTCAGGAGTTAAAAGAGTCATCAGAACGGAAGACGGAAATATCCTGAACCGTTATTATGATGCAGAAAATGCTCCCCGCCCTGAAAGTTATCTGATCGATATCGAAGATCATGAAAAAGCTTCAGGAGATGAATTCTACAGAAATATAAGAAGCGCCTGTGAATCCGGTTGGGATTTTTCCAGCCGTTGGTTCGCAGACGGAGAACATATACAGACGATAGAAACGCTGAACCTTGCACAGGTTGACCTCAACTGCCTTTTATGGCATCTGGAAATAACCCTGGCAAAATCCTCGGCGCTTCAGAATCTTTTTGAAAAAGAAAAATATTTTTCTGAAAGAGCAGCAAAGCGAAGACAGATGATCAACAAATACTTCTGGGATGAAAGAATGAAGATTTACAAAGATTATCATATTAAAAAAAACACAACAACCCCGTCTGAACATATTGCTGCTCTTTACCCTTTATTCCTCGGAATTGCAGATCAGGATCAGGCCGAAGCTGTAGCACAGGCTCTTGCCGAAAAGTTTTTATATCCCGGCGGGCTGGTGACCACTACCAAAAACTCAGGACAGCAGTGGGATCTTCCCAATGCATGGGCACCTTATCAGTGGCTGGGCTTCAAAGCAATGAAGAACTACGGGTTCCATGAACTGGCAGAAAAAATTAAAAATAACTGGTGTTCCAATGTGGAAAGAGTCTACATAAACACCGGAAAACTGATGGAAAAATACAATGCATTAGATACAGAAACAATAGCAGGCGGCGGGGAATACCCTAATCAGGACGGATTCGGTTGGACGAATGGAGTGTATTTACAATTACAGCAAAACTGA
- a CDS encoding AraC family transcriptional regulator, with product MKVTFERVIPNDKSSFRTIHNNSPISEFKWEYHYHPEIELVCVVSGSGTRHVGYHKSNYSNGDLVLIGSNIPHSGFGLNSIDPHEEIVLQFKEEILQFPEQEVEARSIKNLLELSKYGIHFHPKVKTHMLPRLKLMLESEGYKRYLLLLEILFELSKCEDYELLNKEIMPYTIISKNKTRLENIFTYVEHHYDKEIDIEEVAKLANLTLPAFCNFFKKATQITFTEFVNRYRINKACLLMAQDKSISECSYHCGFNNVTYFNRMFKKYTGKTPSEFIKNYSHNKVNVDLKVEKETKTKVSF from the coding sequence ATGAAAGTCACTTTTGAAAGAGTAATCCCTAATGATAAAAGCTCATTCCGGACGATTCACAACAATTCCCCTATTTCGGAATTCAAATGGGAGTATCATTATCATCCCGAAATTGAGCTGGTATGCGTTGTTTCCGGAAGTGGTACCCGGCATGTGGGCTATCATAAAAGTAATTATTCCAATGGTGACCTGGTGCTGATCGGTTCCAATATTCCGCATTCGGGATTTGGCCTGAATTCTATTGATCCACATGAGGAAATCGTTCTTCAGTTTAAAGAAGAAATTCTTCAGTTCCCCGAGCAGGAAGTGGAAGCCAGATCGATCAAAAATCTACTCGAACTTTCAAAATACGGGATACATTTTCATCCCAAAGTAAAAACACACATGCTTCCCAGGCTGAAACTGATGCTTGAATCGGAAGGTTATAAAAGATATCTGCTGCTGCTTGAGATCCTTTTTGAACTTTCGAAATGTGAAGATTATGAACTTTTGAATAAAGAGATCATGCCCTATACCATTATTTCGAAAAATAAAACCCGTCTTGAGAATATTTTCACTTATGTAGAACATCATTATGATAAAGAAATAGATATTGAAGAAGTTGCAAAACTGGCCAATCTGACCTTGCCTGCTTTCTGTAATTTTTTTAAAAAGGCCACACAGATCACTTTTACTGAATTTGTGAACCGCTACCGCATCAATAAAGCATGTTTACTGATGGCTCAGGACAAATCCATTTCAGAATGCAGCTACCACTGTGGTTTTAACAATGTGACCTACTTCAACAGAATGTTTAAAAAGTATACGGGAAAGACACCTTCTGAGTTTATTAAGAATTATTCTCATAATAAGGTGAATGTAGATCTGAAGGTTGAAAAAGAGACTAAAACTAAGGTAAGTTTCTGA
- a CDS encoding MFS transporter, whose protein sequence is MKNSNIKAVLFLNYFVFAILLNSVGTVILQVQQNFGISKSSASVLEGFKDLPIAICSFILASFLPKIGIKNSMLTALLLVSGMCFVMPFANDFWFFKLLFAMVGVSFALIKISVFTSIGLVTETDKEHSSFMGFLEGFFMIGVLAGNVLFSLYIDDHNPKSTHWLNVYWLLGGLSSLSFLFLFFSELNEKEAKSEKTDLLGDLKNSISLFSYKKVLCFLLCAFLFVLVEQSFQTWTPTFYKEILKVPTSMSIQAGAVLAGAFALGRFLSGFFSKKFSWIYVVSFCVIGFAISLLLVLPLTHNIHIDTQTNWLNAPLVVYLFPLMGGLLAPIYPSINSVILASIPKYLHSAMSGLIVVFSAIGGTIGSVITGFVFQEFSGQQAFYLSLIPLSLLITAAVFMNKLKINPKQ, encoded by the coding sequence ATGAAAAACAGTAACATCAAGGCCGTTTTATTTTTAAACTATTTTGTCTTTGCCATTCTCCTTAATTCTGTGGGAACAGTTATCCTGCAGGTACAGCAGAATTTTGGAATTTCAAAATCTTCGGCCAGTGTTCTGGAAGGATTCAAGGACCTTCCGATTGCGATATGTTCTTTCATTCTGGCATCATTTCTTCCGAAGATCGGGATCAAAAATTCCATGCTGACGGCTTTGCTGCTGGTAAGCGGTATGTGCTTTGTGATGCCGTTTGCCAATGATTTCTGGTTCTTTAAATTATTATTTGCAATGGTAGGAGTTTCCTTTGCACTGATCAAAATATCTGTTTTTACCTCCATTGGTCTGGTAACGGAAACGGATAAGGAACATTCCAGTTTTATGGGATTTTTAGAAGGGTTCTTTATGATCGGGGTATTGGCAGGAAACGTTCTGTTCAGTTTATATATTGATGATCATAATCCGAAATCTACTCACTGGCTGAATGTTTATTGGCTGCTTGGCGGGCTTTCATCATTATCATTTTTGTTTTTATTCTTTTCTGAATTGAATGAAAAAGAAGCGAAAAGTGAAAAAACGGATCTCTTGGGCGATCTGAAAAACAGTATAAGCCTGTTCAGCTACAAAAAAGTATTGTGCTTTTTGCTATGTGCTTTCCTATTTGTACTGGTAGAGCAGAGCTTTCAGACCTGGACACCTACTTTCTATAAAGAAATTTTAAAAGTTCCGACCTCAATGAGTATTCAGGCAGGGGCTGTTTTGGCGGGTGCTTTTGCTTTGGGAAGATTTTTATCCGGATTTTTCTCTAAGAAATTCAGCTGGATCTATGTGGTTTCATTCTGTGTCATTGGTTTTGCAATAAGCTTACTTCTTGTTTTACCACTTACGCACAATATTCATATTGATACCCAAACAAATTGGCTGAATGCTCCCCTGGTAGTGTATTTATTTCCTTTGATGGGTGGGTTGCTGGCCCCTATTTATCCAAGTATCAATTCAGTGATTCTGGCATCAATACCCAAATATTTACACAGTGCCATGTCCGGGCTGATCGTTGTTTTTTCAGCGATTGGAGGAACCATCGGATCAGTAATTACGGGTTTTGTATTCCAGGAGTTCAGTGGGCAGCAGGCATTTTATCTTTCCCTGATTCCGCTTTCATTACTGATCACGGCCGCCGTGTTCATGAATAAATTAAAAATTAATCCTAAACAATAA
- a CDS encoding TonB-dependent receptor codes for MKKKSIFLIAATATLYFNNAYAQETPQDSAKVSSIDQIVITGNSNPKKKIESSTAISTFNAKEIQKQNPISAAALLQRVPGFAVETSGGEVGNNLFARGIPSAGAYEFVQVQEDGLPVFEDGALQFANADNFFRVDNSVSRLEALRGGSGSIYANNSPGGLINFITKEGSNDFKGTAKLETSTYGLMRADLNLGGALVKDKLFFNVGGFYRTDDGIRKTGFKANNGGQIRMNLKYVFDKGYVKMYYKKLDDRNTFYLPIPLLQDGNTLKEFPGFDANYGTYSYRGIGQLTIPQAGGGFFSRDLENGIHPKVDVVGGEFKYDLGSNFTVLNKTRYTNIDMNYTGIFPAGAPYTAGDFAKRSGIAGNNYQYSLVSGGAVVNPANVQELGFWAIDKKMNNFVNDLQFSYKFDKGNVTAGFYKSNWKSTQYWNWSNILTTATDRPQLLNLVDTSLTPSDNGYSKTYNGVTSMSFLIRNSQIQGSLNDVYLNLDYNITDDWSFNGGIRYSRDYYKGYGVNTTKANLNNSGLTIDGTHSFATTTADDNMSVLGNQYTYWYYDVNKVSYTLATNYKINKENAVYARFSSGFRSPNEEAYYNNMADLSQIKPVSTNQLEVGYKYYSRTFDIAVIPFYSTLKNLSFTDVFSDGTSENKFANTTNLGVEIEGYTRLFNNILEVTFNGTIQNPKYKDFRGRNADGSTFDYDGNVVRRMPKFYFNISPAVNITKEWRAYVSMNYYGKRFQNEGNTDDNILPSFTEFGAGMSYQLGKIRFAVDGTNIFNTIGITEGDPRSTSSVGNIRMARPIMGAAARASITLDF; via the coding sequence ATGAAAAAAAAATCAATCTTTTTAATCGCCGCAACAGCTACGTTATATTTTAATAATGCTTATGCCCAGGAAACTCCGCAGGATTCTGCGAAAGTATCCTCTATCGATCAGATTGTCATTACCGGAAATTCCAATCCGAAGAAAAAAATAGAATCCAGTACTGCCATTTCTACTTTTAATGCCAAAGAAATTCAGAAACAGAATCCGATAAGTGCTGCTGCCCTGCTGCAGAGAGTTCCCGGTTTTGCCGTGGAAACTTCAGGTGGAGAAGTGGGGAATAACCTTTTTGCAAGAGGAATTCCTTCTGCCGGGGCTTATGAATTTGTACAGGTACAGGAAGACGGTCTTCCGGTTTTTGAGGATGGGGCACTTCAGTTTGCCAATGCAGATAATTTCTTCCGGGTAGATAATTCCGTGAGCCGTCTGGAAGCTTTGAGAGGAGGCTCAGGTTCAATCTATGCCAATAATTCACCCGGCGGTCTTATCAATTTTATTACAAAGGAAGGATCTAATGATTTTAAAGGAACTGCCAAGCTTGAAACCAGTACTTATGGACTTATGCGCGCAGACCTTAATCTTGGTGGAGCTTTGGTAAAAGATAAGCTGTTTTTCAATGTCGGAGGTTTTTACAGAACGGATGACGGAATCAGAAAAACAGGGTTTAAAGCCAATAACGGAGGACAGATCAGAATGAACCTGAAATATGTCTTTGATAAAGGCTATGTGAAAATGTATTATAAAAAGCTGGATGACAGAAATACATTCTATCTCCCAATCCCTTTACTTCAGGATGGAAATACCCTGAAAGAATTTCCAGGGTTTGATGCCAATTACGGAACATACAGCTACAGAGGAATCGGGCAGCTTACTATTCCGCAGGCCGGAGGCGGCTTTTTCAGCAGAGACCTGGAAAACGGGATCCATCCGAAAGTGGATGTTGTAGGCGGGGAGTTTAAATATGACCTGGGAAGTAATTTCACAGTTTTAAATAAGACCCGTTACACCAATATCGATATGAATTATACAGGGATTTTCCCTGCAGGAGCTCCGTATACCGCTGGTGATTTTGCGAAACGAAGCGGTATTGCCGGAAATAATTATCAGTATTCATTAGTGAGCGGCGGAGCAGTGGTGAATCCTGCCAATGTTCAGGAACTGGGGTTCTGGGCTATTGACAAAAAGATGAATAATTTTGTGAATGACCTTCAGTTCAGTTATAAATTTGATAAAGGAAATGTGACCGCAGGTTTTTATAAATCAAACTGGAAATCGACCCAATACTGGAACTGGAGTAATATTTTAACAACAGCTACAGACAGACCACAATTGCTGAATCTGGTAGATACCTCTCTTACTCCTTCAGACAATGGTTACTCCAAAACATATAACGGTGTTACGAGTATGTCTTTTCTGATCAGAAATTCACAAATCCAGGGAAGTCTGAATGATGTCTACCTGAATTTAGATTATAATATCACAGATGACTGGAGCTTTAACGGCGGAATCCGCTATAGCCGTGATTATTATAAAGGTTATGGCGTGAATACAACAAAGGCGAATCTTAATAATTCCGGGCTGACCATTGACGGTACACACAGCTTTGCTACCACAACAGCAGATGACAATATGTCTGTTTTGGGAAATCAGTACACGTATTGGTATTATGATGTAAATAAGGTTTCCTATACTTTAGCCACCAATTATAAGATCAATAAAGAAAATGCAGTGTATGCCCGTTTTTCCAGTGGTTTCAGGTCTCCTAACGAAGAAGCATATTACAACAATATGGCAGATCTGAGCCAGATCAAACCAGTATCCACCAATCAGCTTGAAGTAGGATATAAATACTATTCCCGTACATTTGATATTGCGGTGATTCCGTTTTATTCCACATTGAAAAACCTTTCATTTACAGATGTCTTTTCAGACGGAACTTCTGAGAACAAATTTGCCAATACCACCAATCTTGGGGTAGAAATTGAAGGGTATACAAGACTGTTCAACAATATTCTTGAAGTTACTTTTAACGGAACAATTCAGAATCCGAAATACAAAGATTTCAGAGGAAGAAACGCAGACGGAAGCACCTTTGATTACGATGGAAATGTAGTGCGAAGAATGCCGAAGTTCTATTTTAATATTTCCCCAGCCGTGAATATTACCAAAGAATGGAGAGCTTATGTAAGTATGAATTACTATGGCAAGCGTTTCCAGAATGAAGGAAATACGGATGATAATATTCTGCCTTCGTTCACCGAATTTGGAGCAGGAATGTCTTATCAGCTTGGGAAAATCCGTTTTGCTGTAGACGGAACCAATATCTTTAATACGATAGGGATTACGGAAGGAGATCCAAGATCAACCTCTTCTGTTGGGAACATCAGAATGGCAAGACCTATTATGGGTGCAGCTGCCAGAGCCTCTATCACTTTAGATTTTTAA